The Polyodon spathula isolate WHYD16114869_AA chromosome 3, ASM1765450v1, whole genome shotgun sequence genome has a segment encoding these proteins:
- the LOC121312902 gene encoding CUB domain-containing protein 1-like, with amino-acid sequence MDFITRICTAVLPWILLAQVIAIKECETAMLSTGENTTITIRSSFPKANCSVCVLKDKQSSCSSELRLQPRENRTYSFSCPDPHKFFSIEITKSTVCISNFYSTEVKELLTLTFPKFNNTLIWDIGFSEHKALVLDFLGLGLRQIKPSESCPDHLTYSIHTYLTADIQSIGTFCRRGPVSKIRVDKGVRVSLQVSGKEKVDEPGFSMAVGPPIKKCCIIEVNLLLGSSVNLLSPNYPLSFSDDDIMSWVFTVPDNNKADVLFLNYTQPTCSKKRVSVEYALPGSQFTKRKSLTNPQPSSISGNFTMQLENCEMVRSNPGRLSLEFRVEVFNESHQNHFWIDLQKEKGINVTIKQKKVNPNCQFCDGAACQPEITLQSGKKTRIMFKDCNLEELGMVVTKDIGCYNWEKCPVKEMPVKVPSSLAKLPVPLESLTWQLRAPAESTIVLNPGEAKLKHLLPGETCMEGFYYRLVEEDESELGRFCPQGSIEKVQIHSNIFVALMATDRGNYSKILEPFFTVSIEKEITESYIFTVSPELGVMSYLVTPNWPDGMAPLSSVSWKVSVPSGHMVQVSFLNTTQPQCRQSHTSISIKEQSSVEEKFSRREDELLPDHQTMMEDFWLNMSNCKPEATKMTFKVMCRVTLIKKQDDLPMKIAIGTVSALLVIVAFIVIISCVMKKKKKNKPETSIYNPNVNTFFPGHPLFSKGRRDNDSHIYTTIDETVMYGPLLSRPGLRTLPEVDVYRPFEGPVGDRPPTPPPFFNLGKSKGVGPEVDVYRPFLGPVGDEPPIPIFNREASMEAVADSCLVDNELYSFQHEQEAETPGNEDELPLPPADEEMEQNKEESKL; translated from the exons atggattttatAACAAGAATTTGCACTGCCGTGTTACCGTGGATACTTCTCGCACAGGTTATAGCAATTAAAG agtGTGAAACTGCCATGTTATCCACTGGAGAAAACACTACGATAACCATTCGATCCTCATTTCCAAAGGCCAATTGCAGTGTCTGCGTTCTGAAAGACAAGCAATCATCCTGTTCATCTGAACTCCGCCTCCAACCCAGAGAAAACAGGACTTACAGCTTCAGCTGTCCGGATCCCCATAAATTCTTTTCCATTGAAATCACCAAAAGCACTG tttgcattTCCAACTTTTACTCCACTGAAGTTAAAGAACTGCTGACTTTGACCTTCCCGAAGTTCAACAATACGTTAATCTGGGATATCGGTTTTTCTGAGCACAAAGCTCTGGTACTGGATTTCTTGGGGTTAGGGCTGAGGCAGATTAAACCGTCGGAGAGCTGTCCAGATCACCTAACTTACAGCATCCACACCTACCTGACTGCTGATATACAAAGCATCGGCACTTTCTGCAGGAGGGGCCCAGTTTCCAAAATTCGGGTGGATAAAGGAGTGAGGGTATCTCTTCAGGTGTCAGGGAAGGAGAAGGTAGACGAACCTGGTTTCAGTATGGCCGTTGGGCCCCCAATTAAAA AGTGCTGCATAATTGAAGTGAACTTATTGCTGGGGTCTTCTGTGAACCTGCTGTCCCCAAACTACCCCCTGAGTTTCTCAGATGACGACATAATGTCCTGGGTGTTTACAGTCCCTGACAATAACAAAGCCGACGTGCTTTTCCTGAACTATACACAGCCGACCTGCAGCAAGAAGAGGGTGAGTGTGGAATATGCCTTGCCTGGATCCCAGTTCACCAAAAGGAAGAGTCTAACAAATCCGCAGCCATCGTCCATCTCCGGGAATTTCACAATGCAGCTGGAGAACTGTGAAATGGTCAGGTCAAACCCTGGGAGACTGTCCTTGGAGTTTCGAGTTGAAGTCTTTAATGAGAGCCACCAAA ATCATTTTTGGATTGacttgcaaaaagaaaaagggatcAATGTTACCATAAAGCAGAAGAAAGTCAATCCAAACTGCCAGTTCTGTGATGGTGCTGCCTGCCAGCCAGAGATCACACTGCAGTCTGGAAAGAAGACCAGAATCATGTTCAAGGACTGCAACCTGGAGGAACTCGGCATGGTGGTCACCAAAGACATAG GTTGTTATAACTGGGAGAAGTGCCCTGTAAAGGAGATGCCTGTCAAAGTGCCCAGTTCCCTTGCCAAACTGCCTGTCCCCCTGGAAAGTCTTACCTGGCAGCTGAGGGCTCCCGCAGAGAGCACTATAGTGCTGAACCCCGGCGAGGCTAAGCTGAAACACCTCTTGCCTGGGGAAACATGCATGGAGGGCTTCTACTACCGATTAGTGGAGGAGGACGAGTCCGAGCTAGGCAGGTTCTGCCCTCAGGGATCCATCGAGAAAGTCCAGATCCATTCCAATATCTTTGTGGCACTGATGGCCACCGACAGGGGCAACTACAGCAAAATACTGGAACCCTTTTTCACAGTTTCCATTGAAAAAGAAATCACAG aGAGCTATATATTCACTGTTTCCCCTGAACTGGGCGTCATGAGCTACCTGGTGACCCCTAACTGGCCTGACGGGATGGCTCCCTTGTCCTCGGTGTCCTGGAAGGTTTCAGTGCCGTCGGGCCACATGGTTCAGGTCAGCTTCCTCAACACCACCCAGCCTCAGTGCCGACAGTCCCACACCAGCATCTCCATCAAGGAGCAGAGCTCTGTGGAGGAGAAGTTCAGTCGCAGGGAGGACGAGCTGCTGCCAGATCACCAGACCATGATGGAGGACTTCTGGCTCAACATGTCCAATTGCAAGCCTGAAGCCACCAAGATGACCTTCAAAGTGATGTGTCGGGTCACGCTAATAAAGAAACAAGACG accTCCCCATGAAAATCGCCATTGGAACTGTTTCTGCTCTTTTGGTTATTGTGGCTTTCATTGTAATTATCAGCTGTGTTATGAAAAA aaagaagaaaaataaacccgAGACGTCAATCTACAACCCAAACGTCAACACCTTTTTTCCTGGGCACCCGTTGTTCTCAAAAGGAAGGCGAGACAACGACTCTCACATTTACACCACCATAGATGAGACCGTGATGTACGGGCCGCTACTGAGCAGGCCTGGCTTGAGGACCCTCCCAGAGGTGGACGTCTACCGGCCTTTTGAAGGACCTGTTGGAGACAGACCTCCCACTCCTCCCCCATTCTTTAACCTGGGCAAGTCCAAGGGGGTCGGTCCAGAGGTGGATGTCTACAGGCCTTTCTTAGGTCCAGTTGGAG